The Paenibacillus macerans genome includes a window with the following:
- a CDS encoding MTH1187 family thiamine-binding protein, translating into MPNALLSIQIIPKTPNGEDVIPYVDRAIEVIQASGVKYQVNPLETTMEGDLDELLAIVKKMNEAVIEFGSTGIISQIKISYNPQGVSMDKLTAKYRP; encoded by the coding sequence ATGCCAAATGCACTGCTTAGCATTCAGATCATTCCGAAAACGCCAAACGGCGAAGACGTCATTCCGTATGTCGACCGCGCAATCGAGGTCATTCAGGCCTCCGGGGTCAAATATCAGGTGAATCCGCTGGAGACCACGATGGAGGGCGATTTGGACGAGCTGCTGGCCATCGTCAAAAAGATGAACGAAGCCGTTATCGAGTTTGGCAGCACCGGAATCATTTCGCAGATTAAAATCTCCTACAACCCGCAGGGCGTCAGCATGGATAAGCTGACCGCGAAATACCGCCCATGA
- a CDS encoding ABC transporter ATP-binding protein produces MNAHIGEQTAAPLALEVRHIHKTFRERRKEVPVLRDISLEVRAGEFVSIIGPSGCGKSTLFHIVGGLTAPGQGEVYLQGAKVTGQRGHISYVPQQPALFPWRSIEDNVVLAREIAGMKRAGSRSEVREWLEKAGLGGFEKAYPHTLSGGMQQRASFLRGLLAPQEVMCLDEPFSALDALTRSDMQRWLLEMWEENKRSVLLITHSIDEALMLSDTIYLFSGRPAGVLHTVKVPFPRPRREDVAEDPLFLELKRDIAQRMAAEQQRQN; encoded by the coding sequence ATGAATGCTCATATCGGAGAACAAACGGCTGCCCCGTTAGCGCTTGAGGTGCGCCATATCCACAAAACGTTTCGTGAACGTCGCAAGGAAGTTCCCGTCCTGCGGGATATTTCGCTGGAGGTGCGCGCCGGCGAATTCGTCTCTATCATCGGCCCGTCCGGCTGCGGCAAAAGCACCTTGTTCCACATTGTCGGCGGTTTGACCGCCCCCGGTCAAGGAGAGGTCTATTTGCAGGGCGCCAAGGTGACCGGACAGCGCGGCCACATCAGCTATGTGCCGCAGCAGCCGGCGCTGTTCCCGTGGCGCAGCATCGAGGACAACGTCGTGCTGGCGCGGGAGATCGCCGGAATGAAGCGCGCGGGCTCGCGGAGCGAAGTGCGGGAATGGCTGGAGAAAGCGGGGCTGGGCGGCTTTGAAAAAGCGTATCCCCATACGCTGTCCGGCGGCATGCAGCAGCGTGCTTCCTTCCTGCGGGGCTTGCTCGCTCCCCAGGAGGTGATGTGCCTGGACGAGCCGTTTAGCGCGCTGGACGCCTTGACGCGCAGCGACATGCAGCGCTGGCTGCTGGAAATGTGGGAGGAAAACAAACGCTCCGTCCTGCTGATCACACACAGCATAGACGAAGCGCTGATGTTGTCGGATACGATTTATCTGTTTTCGGGCCGTCCGGCCGGGGTGCTGCATACCGTCAAAGTCCCCTTTCCGCGCCCGCGCCGCGAGGATGTGGCCGAAGACCCGCTGTTCCTCGAGCTGAAGCGCGACATCGCCCAGCGCATGGCCGCGGAACAGCAGCGCCAAAATTAA
- a CDS encoding sulfate ABC transporter substrate-binding protein, with translation MIKLWKQGVLVGLVLAMLTVMTACSADNKRGEEASAQAGSAGGGEKLKEVELLNVSYDPTRELYEKYNTAFAAYWEKEKGQKVTIKQSHGGSGKQSRAVIDGLGADVVTLALGYDIDAIQQSGLINEGWQQKFEHNSSPYTSTIVFLVRKGNPKGIKDWDDLIKDGVEVIAPNPQTSGGARWNYLAAWGYALHHNNNDEAKAQEFVKELYQHVPVLDSGARGATTTFVERGLGDVLLAWENEAWLSVKELGPDKFDIVYPSESILAEPPVAIVDKNADKNGTREVAEAYLKYLYSEEGQTIAAENYYRPTLESVKAKFADQFPDIKLFTIDEEFGGWAQAQQKHFNDGGIFSQIYVPK, from the coding sequence ATGATCAAACTGTGGAAACAAGGGGTTCTAGTGGGTTTGGTGCTGGCGATGCTGACGGTGATGACGGCCTGCTCGGCGGATAATAAGCGGGGCGAGGAGGCCAGTGCGCAAGCCGGTTCTGCAGGCGGCGGGGAGAAGCTTAAGGAAGTGGAACTGCTGAACGTATCCTATGACCCGACCCGGGAGCTTTACGAAAAATACAACACAGCCTTTGCCGCTTATTGGGAGAAAGAGAAGGGTCAAAAAGTTACGATCAAGCAGTCGCACGGCGGCTCGGGCAAGCAGAGCCGGGCGGTGATCGACGGCCTGGGGGCGGATGTGGTTACGCTGGCGTTGGGTTACGATATCGACGCCATTCAGCAAAGCGGACTGATTAACGAGGGCTGGCAGCAGAAATTTGAGCATAACAGTTCTCCTTATACCTCGACGATTGTGTTTTTGGTGCGCAAGGGAAATCCGAAAGGGATCAAGGACTGGGACGATCTGATCAAAGACGGGGTGGAGGTTATTGCGCCGAACCCGCAAACCTCGGGCGGCGCCCGCTGGAACTACCTGGCGGCATGGGGATACGCCCTGCACCATAATAATAACGATGAGGCCAAAGCGCAGGAATTCGTTAAGGAGCTGTACCAGCACGTTCCCGTTCTGGACAGCGGCGCCCGCGGGGCGACGACGACCTTCGTCGAACGCGGACTCGGCGATGTGCTGCTCGCTTGGGAAAACGAAGCCTGGCTCTCCGTAAAAGAGCTCGGCCCGGACAAATTCGATATCGTCTACCCTTCGGAAAGCATCCTGGCCGAACCTCCCGTGGCGATCGTGGACAAAAACGCCGACAAGAACGGAACCCGGGAAGTCGCCGAAGCTTACCTGAAATACCTGTACTCGGAGGAAGGACAGACGATCGCGGCGGAAAATTATTACCGGCCGACGCTGGAAAGCGTGAAAGCCAAGTTTGCCGACCAGTTCCCCGATATCAAGCTGTTTACGATTGACGAAGAGTTTGGCGGCTGGGCGCAGGCGCAGCAGAAGCATTTTAACGATGGAGGCATTTTCAGCCAGATTTACGTACCTAAGTAA
- a CDS encoding TatD family hydrolase — MSSKLPGLPLEAQWPKIDAHVHIDLYDEADREKLLQEMPEDKVEAVIAVSMNLASSRLNLSFAERYPGLVYPAFGYHPEQPVPTEDEADRLLNWMEEHAREMIAVGEIGLPYYLRKEALEEGRPFDLEPYLELLERLMLAAKRWNKPVVLHAVYEDAELVCDMLERHGLTRAHFHWFKGAEHTVRRMADRGYYISFTPDILYERDIQELAGVYPADLVMAETDGPWPFEGPFSGRLTRPAMVGHVAAAWAGIHGIAPEEAAAGLYRNTRRFYGI, encoded by the coding sequence ATGTCCTCCAAACTGCCGGGTTTACCGCTGGAAGCGCAGTGGCCGAAAATTGATGCTCACGTTCATATAGATTTGTATGACGAGGCAGACCGGGAGAAGCTGCTGCAGGAGATGCCTGAAGACAAGGTGGAGGCCGTGATCGCCGTATCGATGAACCTGGCTTCCTCCCGGCTCAATTTGTCTTTCGCCGAGCGATATCCCGGCCTCGTTTATCCGGCGTTCGGTTATCATCCCGAACAGCCCGTGCCGACCGAAGACGAAGCCGACCGGCTCTTGAACTGGATGGAGGAGCATGCCCGCGAAATGATCGCCGTCGGCGAAATCGGGCTCCCCTACTATCTGCGCAAGGAAGCTTTAGAAGAAGGCAGGCCTTTCGATCTTGAACCTTATCTTGAGCTGCTGGAGAGGCTGATGCTTGCGGCAAAACGCTGGAATAAACCCGTTGTGCTGCACGCCGTTTACGAAGACGCCGAGCTCGTCTGCGACATGCTGGAACGCCATGGGCTGACTCGGGCCCACTTCCATTGGTTTAAAGGGGCGGAGCATACGGTCCGCCGCATGGCGGATCGCGGCTACTACATCTCGTTTACGCCGGATATTCTGTATGAGCGGGACATTCAGGAATTGGCCGGCGTCTATCCGGCAGACCTGGTCATGGCCGAAACCGATGGCCCTTGGCCTTTTGAAGGGCCTTTCTCCGGCCGGCTCACCCGGCCGGCGATGGTGGGGCACGTCGCCGCCGCCTGGGCCGGCATTCACGGGATTGCCCCGGAGGAAGCCGCCGCAGGACTTTACCGGAATACCCGCCGTTTTTACGGGATATGA
- a CDS encoding lactonase family protein, with translation MSIFKRTDFRLFFAGAYAEMGDPGIHLCELDLRSGAMRILGQTDGIANPSFLVADMEAWRLYAVSEQSEGKTVSFAIDPADGGLTKLNELPTLGADPCHLALAKARRACLLASNYSSGNVNSFALGEDGALAGIRSNVQHEGGGVHPERQEGPHAHSAVPSRDGKYIYVSDLGIDRIAIYRLEDGKLAKHGELRLPDGSGPRHFAIHPSERYAYGINELNNTLTVYAYDPGQGRLEPLEHVGTLPGDFRGENYPADVHLSPDGRFLYGSNRGHNSLVRFRIDPGSGKLNDPEWTGTGGNWPRNFAVLDGYVLVANQYSGNIAAFRRDAETGQLSPAGRELAIAKVACIEPLNPGAL, from the coding sequence GTGAGTATTTTTAAGCGAACGGATTTCAGGTTGTTTTTTGCGGGCGCTTACGCGGAGATGGGCGACCCGGGGATTCATTTATGCGAACTGGACTTGCGCAGCGGCGCAATGCGTATTCTCGGGCAAACGGACGGGATTGCGAACCCGTCTTTCCTGGTCGCGGATATGGAGGCATGGCGGCTTTATGCGGTCAGCGAACAGAGTGAAGGGAAAACGGTCAGTTTTGCGATCGACCCGGCGGATGGCGGCTTGACCAAGCTGAACGAGCTTCCGACGCTCGGGGCGGATCCCTGCCATCTCGCATTGGCGAAGGCTCGCAGGGCCTGCCTGCTCGCCTCCAATTATTCCAGCGGCAATGTGAATAGCTTTGCTCTGGGCGAGGACGGAGCGCTGGCGGGGATACGATCGAACGTTCAGCACGAAGGCGGCGGCGTTCATCCGGAACGGCAGGAGGGGCCACATGCCCACAGCGCCGTTCCCAGCCGGGACGGGAAGTACATTTACGTCTCCGATTTGGGAATCGACCGGATCGCTATATACCGGCTGGAGGACGGAAAGCTTGCTAAACACGGGGAGTTGCGGCTCCCGGACGGCTCCGGACCGCGCCATTTTGCCATTCATCCTTCCGAGCGGTACGCCTATGGGATAAACGAATTAAACAACACGCTGACCGTATACGCATACGATCCGGGGCAAGGGCGCCTGGAGCCCTTGGAGCATGTCGGCACTTTGCCCGGGGATTTCCGGGGCGAAAACTATCCGGCCGACGTTCACCTGTCTCCGGACGGCCGTTTCCTGTACGGCTCCAACCGGGGGCACAACAGCCTCGTCCGCTTCCGCATCGATCCGGGCAGCGGCAAGCTTAACGACCCGGAATGGACCGGCACCGGCGGGAACTGGCCGCGGAACTTCGCCGTGCTGGACGGCTATGTGCTGGTAGCGAACCAATACAGCGGCAATATCGCGGCATTCCGGCGGGATGCGGAAACGGGCCAGCTGTCGCCCGCGGGCCGGGAGCTGGCCATCGCCAAGGTTGCTTGCATCGAGCCGCTGAACCCGGGAGCGTTGTAG
- a CDS encoding cold-shock protein has translation MSYRKKPLEEIPEENTPVWSCTSEDCNGWMRDNFTFDYTPVCPLCSSEMEKGMRMLPQLKNPTFDPRTSS, from the coding sequence ATGAGCTACCGTAAAAAACCGTTGGAGGAAATTCCCGAGGAGAACACCCCGGTCTGGTCATGCACCAGCGAGGATTGCAACGGCTGGATGCGGGACAATTTTACGTTCGACTACACGCCGGTATGTCCTTTATGCTCTTCGGAAATGGAGAAGGGGATGAGGATGCTGCCTCAACTGAAAAATCCCACCTTCGATCCCAGAACGTCTTCCTAG
- a CDS encoding HD-GYP domain-containing protein — translation MLIGPNEFVDDLYTDNNPDTVKWFDMLMRKHPETYHHCVRVAMLAEKIAEPLGIGGAEKDSLIRGCFMHDIGKTMIPRDIIEHCGPLTQRQWNIIKLHPVVGAELVEVNPAFGPDIVAVVRWHHERWDGGGYPDGLKEEEIPFNARVCSVVDAFDSMTSDRHYRLKRLTMSEAKLELLRHSGTQFDPDIVHALMKLSDDMLNIYSML, via the coding sequence TTGTTGATTGGTCCGAATGAATTCGTGGATGACTTGTATACGGATAATAACCCCGATACGGTGAAGTGGTTTGACATGCTCATGCGAAAACATCCAGAAACCTATCATCACTGCGTACGGGTAGCCATGCTTGCGGAGAAGATTGCGGAGCCGCTGGGCATCGGCGGGGCGGAGAAGGACAGTTTAATACGGGGCTGCTTCATGCACGACATCGGAAAAACGATGATACCGCGCGACATTATCGAGCATTGCGGGCCTTTGACGCAGCGGCAGTGGAATATCATCAAGCTTCATCCGGTGGTTGGCGCCGAGTTGGTGGAGGTGAATCCGGCCTTTGGGCCGGATATTGTCGCTGTCGTTCGATGGCATCATGAGCGTTGGGACGGAGGCGGGTATCCCGACGGCTTAAAAGAAGAGGAGATTCCTTTTAACGCGCGGGTCTGTTCCGTGGTCGACGCGTTCGATTCCATGACATCGGACAGGCATTACCGCCTGAAAAGGCTGACGATGAGCGAGGCCAAGCTGGAGCTGCTGCGGCACAGCGGGACGCAATTCGACCCCGACATCGTTCACGCATTGATGAAGCTGTCCGACGACATGCTGAACATTTATTCGATGCTTTAA
- a CDS encoding Rrf2 family transcriptional regulator translates to MNSEFTVAVHCLLFLDNQGEQMANSEQIACSVATHPARVRKVLSSLRKHGLVTTKEGAGGGYQLNTELARVTLGDLYRLFARGSLHPGWCSGSDKSSCQISSNMHTVMDRIFSGGEQRLESYFDELSLSEVKRMVDETGSQAGRERCTGKYEKRVNMRI, encoded by the coding sequence ATGAATAGCGAATTTACGGTTGCGGTCCATTGTCTGTTGTTTCTGGACAATCAAGGAGAGCAAATGGCCAACAGCGAGCAAATCGCCTGCAGCGTCGCGACCCATCCGGCCCGCGTGCGCAAAGTGCTTAGTTCGCTGCGAAAGCACGGATTGGTGACCACGAAGGAGGGGGCCGGCGGGGGATACCAGCTCAACACGGAACTTGCGCGGGTCACCTTGGGCGATTTGTACCGCCTGTTTGCCCGCGGTTCGCTGCACCCGGGCTGGTGCTCCGGCAGCGATAAGTCCTCCTGCCAAATATCGTCCAACATGCATACGGTCATGGACCGGATTTTCAGCGGCGGAGAGCAGCGACTGGAGTCGTATTTCGATGAGCTTTCCTTGTCGGAGGTCAAACGGATGGTGGACGAAACCGGCAGCCAGGCCGGAAGAGAGCGCTGCACGGGGAAATATGAGAAACGGGTAAATATGAGAATATGA
- a CDS encoding ABC transporter permease: protein MNFRSLWNSVWPPLAAVILFLLVWQGATIFFNIDKWVLPSPLDIGREAAAEAAGLREHTFATLRLMLAGFAIGTLVGLLVAFALHYVPFLKASLYPLIILSQNVPSIALAPLLMIWFGFGMLPKIIVITLVCFFPVAVAAMDGLDRTDRVMLNYMRMIGASKGQIFRKLEVPHALPAILSGVKIAATYSVMGAVIAEWIGADKGIGYYMLLQKSSFRTDKIFVAIAIIVAISLAMFVCVALLEKWLVRYKPANGKDR from the coding sequence ATGAATTTCCGCAGCCTGTGGAACAGCGTATGGCCGCCGCTTGCGGCGGTCATCCTGTTTTTGCTTGTTTGGCAAGGGGCTACGATCTTCTTCAATATTGATAAATGGGTTTTGCCCAGCCCGCTCGACATCGGCCGCGAAGCGGCTGCCGAGGCGGCCGGTTTAAGGGAGCATACCTTCGCTACGCTGCGCCTGATGCTGGCCGGATTCGCCATCGGCACGCTGGTCGGCCTGCTGGTCGCTTTTGCGCTGCATTATGTGCCGTTTCTGAAAGCATCGCTTTACCCGCTGATCATCTTGAGCCAAAACGTGCCCAGCATCGCGCTGGCTCCGCTGCTTATGATCTGGTTCGGCTTCGGCATGCTGCCCAAAATCATCGTCATTACGCTCGTCTGCTTTTTCCCCGTGGCCGTTGCCGCCATGGACGGACTGGACCGCACGGACCGGGTGATGCTGAACTACATGCGGATGATCGGGGCGTCCAAAGGCCAGATTTTTCGCAAACTGGAAGTCCCCCATGCCCTTCCCGCCATCCTCTCCGGCGTAAAAATCGCCGCGACCTATAGTGTGATGGGGGCCGTTATCGCCGAATGGATCGGCGCGGACAAAGGGATCGGCTACTATATGCTGCTGCAAAAATCGTCGTTTCGCACGGATAAAATTTTCGTTGCCATCGCCATCATCGTCGCCATCAGCCTGGCCATGTTCGTCTGCGTCGCCCTGCTGGAAAAATGGCTGGTCCGTTACAAGCCGGCGAACGGGAAAGATCGTTAA
- a CDS encoding GGDEF domain-containing protein — translation MHGNYKVASQVFDIPSGSKQRKFAVFLAILIVAVSMAAIPLGLRNSPGLELFFAAAIAWLIFGDLLTAFIAYSQYRASGIPSLLVLSCTYLFTGIITAAHIITFPGLFSDAWYFGERSQAAGWLWVFWHSGFSLGILLYVLTQSIWPKPIGKKEHIFNWGVAGISFTLLLALGLIDLSIFGERALPEIIRYSDYRQLNSTGLGPAVWLLNLAALLVMALRNKGHTVLHLWLTVAIIGLLMDVTLTLLAGTRFSLGWYMAKINSVVAATVVICSVVNEVNRLFIRLSEQHRQLIASGIELEKANEKLTRLTQLDGLTGIPNRRRFDEILSREMVSPGDRSTSLSLLIIDVDCFKAYNDHYGHQGGDEVLRSIAQAIHKRVQAMGGFAARYGGEEFVVILPDCGAGEARSIAERLRRAVSGLAIPHEVSAVSGSVTISIGGCCIQPFDPVDGQELIGSADRSLYKAKEAGRNRSVVEGWTESQPAEL, via the coding sequence ATGCATGGAAATTACAAGGTGGCATCGCAGGTTTTCGACATTCCCTCCGGAAGCAAGCAAAGAAAATTCGCGGTTTTTCTGGCCATTTTGATCGTGGCCGTGTCGATGGCGGCGATTCCGCTCGGTTTGAGAAATTCGCCCGGGCTGGAGCTTTTTTTTGCCGCCGCCATCGCCTGGCTGATCTTCGGGGATCTGCTTACCGCCTTTATCGCCTACAGCCAATACCGGGCGTCCGGGATTCCGTCGCTGCTGGTCTTGTCCTGTACCTATCTGTTTACCGGAATCATTACCGCCGCACATATCATTACGTTTCCGGGCCTGTTTTCCGATGCCTGGTATTTTGGCGAGCGCAGCCAGGCCGCGGGATGGTTGTGGGTGTTTTGGCATAGCGGTTTTTCTTTGGGTATATTATTGTACGTGCTCACGCAATCGATATGGCCGAAGCCGATCGGGAAAAAGGAGCATATTTTCAATTGGGGCGTGGCAGGGATTTCGTTTACTCTGCTGCTTGCGCTTGGGCTCATTGATTTGTCGATCTTTGGGGAGCGGGCCTTGCCCGAAATTATTCGATACAGCGATTACCGGCAGTTAAATTCGACCGGACTCGGCCCTGCCGTATGGCTGCTGAACTTGGCGGCACTGCTCGTGATGGCCTTGCGAAACAAAGGCCACACGGTCCTGCACTTATGGCTGACGGTGGCGATCATTGGGCTTCTGATGGACGTGACGCTGACCTTGCTGGCCGGCACCCGCTTTTCGCTCGGCTGGTACATGGCCAAAATCAACTCGGTCGTAGCGGCAACGGTCGTAATCTGCTCGGTGGTTAACGAAGTAAACCGGCTTTTTATCCGGCTTTCGGAACAGCATCGGCAATTGATTGCGTCCGGCATCGAACTGGAGAAGGCCAACGAGAAATTAACCCGGCTGACCCAATTGGACGGGTTGACCGGAATTCCGAACCGCCGCCGGTTTGATGAGATTTTGTCGCGGGAAATGGTATCGCCGGGGGATAGATCGACGTCCTTGTCGCTGCTGATTATCGATGTGGACTGTTTTAAAGCCTACAATGACCACTATGGACATCAGGGCGGAGACGAGGTGCTGCGTTCCATCGCCCAAGCGATCCACAAGAGGGTGCAAGCGATGGGCGGATTTGCGGCGCGTTACGGCGGGGAGGAATTTGTCGTGATCTTGCCGGATTGCGGCGCCGGGGAAGCCCGGAGTATAGCGGAGAGGCTTCGCAGGGCGGTGTCCGGGTTGGCCATCCCCCACGAAGTTTCCGCGGTTTCCGGCTCAGTCACGATCAGTATCGGGGGCTGCTGCATTCAGCCGTTTGATCCGGTCGACGGGCAGGAATTGATCGGCAGCGCCGACCGCTCCTTGTACAAGGCCAAGGAGGCCGGCCGCAACCGGTCTGTGGTCGAAGGCTGGACGGAATCGCAGCCCGCGGAGCTTTAA
- a CDS encoding tyrosine-type recombinase/integrase, producing the protein MQQNFLTAVTEQYPFHFSNQDYHDEQIIQMFLTACSNAPNTRRNYYRALEQFRRFLSGMPFKDVTWREIEAYKIYLTHGIYRESGKPLAPASVAAFIAPLKSFYKWGSDRGIGIFDHNPTLNIRIPTTVVTSRKHYLTRNEVGRLLNSLRKESLRNYLIGLSLVLLGLRVSELTGIKWGDFHTDPMETSIWLTISHAKRGKSREVKIPPQLWRLYQQHAQNLSNCDEPEAELRLFPITPRQIERIIKRAAQRSNISKEPTPHWLRHTNATLALLQGASLQQVQETLGHAHINTTQRYLHTVEQMKKAAPDFVQDCLMEFIEQKQ; encoded by the coding sequence ATGCAACAGAATTTTTTGACGGCAGTTACTGAACAATATCCGTTCCATTTTTCAAATCAAGACTATCACGACGAGCAGATCATCCAAATGTTTTTGACCGCTTGCTCAAACGCGCCGAATACACGTAGGAATTACTATCGTGCGTTGGAACAATTCAGGCGTTTTTTATCGGGCATGCCGTTTAAGGATGTGACCTGGAGGGAAATCGAAGCTTACAAAATTTATTTGACGCACGGCATTTACCGCGAGTCCGGAAAACCGTTGGCCCCCGCAAGCGTCGCCGCATTCATAGCGCCTTTGAAGTCTTTTTATAAATGGGGAAGCGACCGGGGCATAGGAATTTTTGATCATAATCCGACTCTAAACATCCGCATCCCGACGACGGTGGTAACGAGCCGGAAGCATTATTTGACGCGGAACGAAGTAGGCAGGCTGCTGAACAGTTTGCGAAAAGAGAGCCTACGGAATTACCTCATCGGCCTGTCCCTTGTGCTGCTTGGCCTGCGCGTTTCGGAACTCACCGGGATCAAGTGGGGAGACTTTCATACCGATCCGATGGAGACCTCGATCTGGTTAACGATTTCCCACGCCAAAAGGGGAAAAAGCAGAGAGGTCAAAATTCCCCCGCAGTTATGGAGATTGTATCAGCAACACGCTCAAAATTTGTCGAATTGTGACGAACCAGAAGCGGAGTTGCGGCTTTTTCCGATTACGCCAAGGCAAATCGAACGCATCATTAAACGGGCAGCTCAGCGGAGCAACATCAGTAAAGAACCGACACCGCACTGGCTGCGTCATACGAATGCAACGCTGGCGCTGCTTCAGGGCGCGTCGCTGCAGCAAGTGCAAGAAACGCTCGGACATGCGCATATAAACACGACACAGCGCTATCTTCACACCGTGGAGCAGATGAAAAAAGCGGCGCCTGACTTCGTTCAGGACTGCCTGATGGAGTTTATAGAACAAAAACAATAG
- a CDS encoding ABC transporter substrate-binding protein — protein MAVKRKKRTSLAAALSCLLLVLAGCGGQAAGGSEGNPAAGAAADNGGAKAPRDVKLVLDWSPNTNHTGLYVAKELGYFKEEGLNVDIVLPGSGGAEAMVASGEAPFGVSVQENVTQSRTQGVPLVSIAAVIQHNTSGFAAPAGKNIKSPKDFEGKTYGGWGSPVEEAVMKSIMDLEGADVGKVKFLNIGDADYFTAVKRDIDFAWIFYAWTGIEAELRGEPLDMLYVKDYSDKLDYYTPVIVTNEKTIANDPELVKSFMRAVSKGYNYAADHPDEAAQILLKAVPELDHDLVVASQKWLSPKYRDDAARWGEQKKEVWQNYSDWMHERGLLEKPLDVGAAFTNDFLPAE, from the coding sequence ATGGCTGTGAAAAGAAAAAAACGGACTTCCCTGGCGGCGGCCCTATCCTGCCTCCTGCTGGTCCTGGCCGGCTGCGGCGGCCAAGCCGCCGGCGGCAGCGAAGGCAATCCGGCCGCGGGTGCCGCCGCGGACAATGGAGGGGCCAAGGCGCCGCGCGACGTTAAGCTCGTGCTCGACTGGAGCCCCAACACGAACCATACCGGTTTATACGTCGCCAAAGAGCTGGGATATTTCAAGGAGGAAGGCCTGAACGTGGATATCGTGCTCCCCGGCTCCGGCGGCGCGGAAGCGATGGTCGCTTCCGGCGAGGCGCCGTTTGGCGTCAGCGTGCAGGAGAACGTCACGCAGAGCCGGACGCAAGGCGTTCCGCTCGTATCGATCGCGGCCGTCATTCAGCACAACACCTCCGGCTTCGCCGCTCCGGCCGGCAAAAACATCAAATCGCCGAAGGATTTTGAAGGCAAAACGTACGGCGGTTGGGGATCTCCGGTAGAAGAGGCCGTCATGAAGTCGATCATGGACCTGGAAGGCGCCGACGTCGGCAAAGTCAAATTCCTCAACATCGGGGATGCCGACTACTTCACCGCCGTGAAGCGCGACATCGACTTCGCCTGGATTTTCTACGCCTGGACCGGCATTGAAGCGGAGCTCCGGGGCGAGCCGCTCGATATGCTGTACGTCAAGGACTACTCCGATAAGCTCGACTATTACACGCCGGTTATCGTGACGAACGAGAAAACGATCGCAAACGATCCGGAGCTGGTCAAATCGTTTATGCGCGCCGTGTCCAAAGGATACAATTACGCCGCCGATCATCCGGACGAAGCCGCGCAAATTTTGCTGAAGGCGGTGCCTGAACTGGACCATGACCTGGTCGTCGCCAGCCAGAAGTGGCTTAGCCCGAAATACCGCGATGACGCGGCCCGCTGGGGCGAGCAGAAAAAGGAAGTATGGCAGAACTACTCCGACTGGATGCACGAGCGCGGGCTGCTGGAGAAGCCGCTTGATGTCGGCGCCGCGTTTACAAACGATTTTTTGCCTGCCGAGTAA
- a CDS encoding CcdC family protein — protein sequence MHAINPSYMQIAFTFGAMAMAIAVLFIRLKASRRPVTIKKIIIPPLGMTTGFMMFIVPETHIPVTWGIIAFALGWLLFSYPLIRTTKFEKVNGQVYAQRSRSFIFILIGLLAVRMLLHEAVEQYISVIQTGAVFFLLAYGMIVRWRLFMLKQYRAMTASLDNPSDSA from the coding sequence ATGCATGCGATTAATCCGTCTTACATGCAAATCGCCTTTACCTTCGGCGCCATGGCCATGGCGATTGCCGTGCTGTTTATCCGCCTTAAGGCAAGCCGCAGGCCCGTGACGATCAAGAAAATCATCATCCCCCCGCTCGGCATGACGACCGGGTTCATGATGTTCATCGTTCCCGAGACGCATATTCCCGTCACTTGGGGAATCATCGCCTTTGCTCTCGGCTGGCTGCTGTTCTCTTATCCGCTCATCCGGACCACGAAATTCGAGAAGGTGAACGGGCAGGTTTATGCCCAGCGCTCGCGCAGCTTTATTTTTATTCTGATCGGCCTGCTCGCTGTCCGCATGCTGCTGCACGAAGCGGTGGAGCAATATATCTCCGTGATTCAGACCGGCGCCGTCTTCTTTCTGCTGGCCTACGGAATGATTGTCCGCTGGCGGCTGTTTATGCTGAAGCAATACCGCGCCATGACGGCAAGCCTCGACAACCCTTCCGATTCCGCTTAA